AAAAGAAATCGGAAACATTCTCAGGAAGTTTGAACCTGCCGAATATTTACATGGACTTTTCCATGAAGTCCAACGTGAAAGCTGGATTGTAATAGTGCCAAATCCAATTCAATATTGGATTTTCCTTATAAGTCATTAATTATATTTTGCTAAAAACAAAGTTCAAATCCCATAACAAATAGATTTCGTGTTGTAGACGTCTCTTATGGGATTTACAATTCAATTTCAAATTGGATACtttattaatatttatatatctcctatataaaaataaatatcaATTATGACTACGTAATATATATCATATATATTCAACCAAgagataatttaattttctattctaAATAGAAAACTTTAATTTGTTCACCATATTAATTATATcgtctgtgctagcaaagaatataataatatttcatttggactaataactaaatttatttgactaattaaattctttaatttaattatcaaatactaaagtaattaatcctttagcaaagatcagaacactcgttagtgtgcgaccccataggttcaatactaagccggtagtaaattgaccacATCAATATAATAATcgagggtggcgtctagcaacactccttaacgaccggatagcatgaagtatacaatttactctcaagaaccagtagaagaataatgtagtaattccttctgtctttatagctctggatcaccctaggatatggttcaactgtcaaatcctataggcgaccaactatgtgttcatgtcaaatataatcgaccattgaatgacctaagaaactcatttcttctttcattcaattgccctggccaaggtcttagtttggtcgtttataattcatgacaacatggagcttaaactcattaccaagagttgatagattccatcttgatccatcactaattctacaagtatttaatcatacccaatatcctttcaactatcgccctagggccataggtgtctggtatcaaagcacaataaataaatTAACAATTACTATGATGATCTCAGGTCAAAATaaactcttacatcacattcttcaagagaatatcctattgacagtttatggtaattctaaccattaggaattatccaatgagtcggttcaatgaccatatctctatatgcatcatctatctatgtaatttagttaatgagatcaactaatctttatcccataaagacgatcacataaaaaTTGATCTAACTGGATTACTAATGTTCAAATTagtaatcctacgatcaagaacaaatttagattaaattgtaaaagactttgctctcattatcatgatctctatcacgatgacaagtctcaaaatttaatcaaggaccttatcaagttaatcaaacaattaaaaataactatgataaaagaatatctaATGccatatattttatatcaaataacgttcataaaaatatattcaaatcatcaaatatgatattggatctatGTCATATCTACTGTATCTCTAACAAttatcaaatatgatattggatataggacatatctactatatccctaacactTCAGACCTTGTATCGACAAAACTTACTTGGAGAGAAGATTAAAGCAGTGAAAGTACACATTtttttgtgagaaagaaagatagATAAGCATAATTTGGATTATATTCCAATATTAAATGTAAAtacccccccaaaaaaaatttaCATTCAGGTGTAAGATAAATTTAAGGGGAGTTTTTAGCATTACCTAATTTTTCAATAGGCAGACCAGACGGTCTGACTCAGACCAATTACAAACTCAGAATAGTAGTATTAAGTACCGTTTTAAAAGGAAAAGGCAATCTATACATTTACTACTACTCCAGTCATTATTAGGAAATGAGCCCCCCAAAGCGTTGACCTTACTCCCCTACCCCTTCAGCCTGCCCTGCATAAAATAACCAAGTTGATAAACACATCTCCACTGAGGAGAAAAAAAATAGACACATCTCCAGCACCAAGACATGGAGAATTCCTGGGTAGTTTTAGCCTTAACAGGCCTTCTTACATTAGTTTTTCTCTCAAAGTTTCTTCATAGTCCTCGTCGTAAACAAAATCTTCCACCAGGTCCAAAACCATGGCCTATTGTTGGCAATATACATCTTCTTGGTTCCACCCCTCACAGATCCCTTCACGAACTTGCAAAAAGATACGGAGATTTAATGCTACTAAAGTTCGGTTCGCGCAATGTCCTTATTGTATCCTCCCCAGATATGGCTAGAGAATTCTTGAAAACAAATGATGCCATTTGGGCTTCTCGCCCTGAGCTTGCCGCTGGTAAATATACTGCTTATAATTATTGCGACATGACATGGGCACGTTATGGACCCTTTTGGAGACAAGCAAGGAGGATCTATCTCAACGAGATTTTCAATCCTAAACGTTTGGATTCATTTGAGTACATTCGCATAGAGGAAAGGCATAATTTGATTTCACGTCTTTTTGCTCTCTCTGGGAAGCCAATTCTTCTTAGAGACCATTTAACTCGGTACACTCTTACAAGTATAAGTAGAACAGTATTGAGTGGAAAATATTTTAGCGAGTCACCTGGTCAAAATTCAATGATAACTTTGAAACAATTGCAGGATATGCTTGATAAGTGGTTTTTGCTTAATGGTGTGATCAATATTGGGGACTGGATACCTTGGCTTGCTTTCTTGGATTTGCAGGGTTATGTCAAGCAAATGAAGGAGTTGCATAGGAACTTCGACAAATTTCATAACTTTGTGCTAGATGATCACAAGGCTAATAGGGGAGAGAAGAACTTTGTGCCAAGAGACATGGTCGATGTTTTGCTGCAGCAAGCTGAGGATCCTAATCTTGAGGTCAAACTCACCAATGATTGTGTCAAGGGTCTAATGCAGgtactcctttttttttttaatatttatttttttaagatCGTGCTTTATAAAATGTCATATTCAACGTGTAACTTTAAACTTCTAATTTATCCTTAATGACAAAATTTATAACCACAGAAATTTCGATTAGATGTTTAAGTTTACAAGTTAAAAAGCTCTCGTTCATTCTTAAACGCTATTTCCAATCAAACATCTCTGCAAAAAATAGGGTGGAGGATTAATTACGTTATATATAATAGTtataagaaaatacaaaaaggaGGTTTATGCGGTGATTACCTCCTGATTGAAATGAACAGACAATCCCATTATGATCAGCCATctaaattaaaattatttatgTTCAAATGGCTTTTAGCTACTCCTATTGGCTCTAATATTCTTATAAAACAGCTTAACACCCATTTAGTTAGAtcaatttttatagaaaaaatgcgTAAATGAGTACTGACTGTACATTGCAATGATGTAAACTTTGTTAGGGAGGATGCTTAAATTACAAAATATAATCATTGATATCATAATAAAATAAGTAGCTAATTGTGAAAAACTGTTAATTTAGAATTCACCTAGACATGAGAGGGGAGGAGAATTTTTATCTTGCCCGATTTTCGCCGTTTGAAGAACTAGTTCTTCAATCTGTATATTTTAGAACCAAACAGTAGAAATTAAAGAATACAAATAATTTACATGGAAAACCTCCTTACTAAAGAGAAGTATAAATCATGACCTATTCATACGATTTTCCTCAAATTTTACTAAACAACACGAGTAGTTTTTAGGTTACAGTTCAATAACCAAAGGTATTTTAAACTCTAGTACCTTAACTTCTGCAACAATAACATCaacaaacccagtataatctcacaagtgaaATCTGAGAAGAATAGTGTGTATGTAATTCTACCACTACCTTAAAAAGGTAGAGAGCCTGTTTCCAATAGACTCTCGGCTCTAGTATCTTAACTCATACAATCAACTTAATTGTAGCTAAACTTTCATGGCTATAAACTCTAGTCTAGAAACATCTCCAAAATTATTTACCTATAACAATACTTCTCATGAATAAACGAATAGGTTGTAATTTACGAACAATAAATCAAGACTCAACAACTTAAGAATTAGACAGCTCATATTTAGACAAAGTTCTTTAGTTGTGTGGCTTAAATCCTTGAAAGCACCTCCTTACTATGATTGCTATTTGCCAAGAGTGATTTGTAGTGTTTGTGCGAAAATAGTGTTAGCCTCAAAAGTAGCAACTTGAtgctttatataggcatgaagtTGAGTCGAATACTTTTCTAATTTTTGAACCAAAACGCATAAATAATTGGTTAAGGAAAATAATCCCAATAGGACTTGGCTTCCTTAAATAATCCCAACTTCAGACACTTTTTCCTTTTATGCAAGTGCATCAATTAAGTGAATTTTGGTTGACCACGATTCATCAACGTATATCTAGGGACATGGTTCTTTGATAACTTCTTGGCAAGTCATTAAACCTATTTGTTAAAGCAACAAATAGCTTCAAGGTACCTAGTGTCACAAGCGTATTTTCTGTCCGTCGAAATCAGCCTACACGGTAGCCAAATCCCGCGCTTGACTTCATCCTTCTCATAACACTTAGTCAAAATTACAGCAACTATGGACTTAGATTATTTTTAGTCAACTTTCAACGTAGTAAGTTTAGGAACGATTTAGGCTAGGAAATTTAAGTAAAGGCAACCGAAATATATAAGAACACAAGGCACAATATACATGAAACTCTTTTCCCAACTTTGTATTTAACTCGAGCATACAAAGAAACTCAACTCAAAGTACAGCCGTGTACAAAAGAAGATCACTCTCTTGACCCTCAAATTTTTCTCTCAAAGACTTAGGAACTCTTTCCTAACTCTAAAACATGCACTCTACACGTTTTTCTCTCTTCTACCAAGCATAAGGATTCTGCCCATTTATAAAATATGAGACAGCCCCTTTGCCTTACACTTGTCGCACTTAGGCATAGACACTTGTCCCAAAAGCCCACTATTTTAGCCTAGTGTAGTTGACATCCCCCAACTACTAGGATCATGTAAAATCATGCTAAAAATAATGCAAACATGGCCAAAAATATGCTAACACCATCCGTCAGCTTTTTAGCAAAAACCAACTGCTGCCCATGTGCACAGCATGTGTCGTAACCGCCCTTGACTTGGTCAATCTGAAGCTTGCTGCCCATTTTCGTGCCTTGGCTTGAATCAAGCGCCAATGCCTTGTACTCAGCTGCATTGTAGCCACATTTTGCCTATACCATTGCCCACGAACATGGCCCTTTGCCGCGCCCCAATGCCATGACAAGTCTGTCTCACACACTGCCTTCCGTTGCACTTTAGCATGCCTTTGCCACTTCATTTTTGCCGTGCCTTGGCATCACTGCCTAATGCTTTGATGCCTTTTCCATGGTCAAGTGTCACCCTCAGCCCGCAAATCATTATCAAGCCCTTGCCAAGCAGCTTCGCCTCTGTCAAAACCTTGGCCATCACTTGCCCGTTTCCCTTTTTGCCTTGGTGCTACTCGTTCACCTTAGCTTGGAAACACTCTTGCTGCCCATGACAACACTCTCGTTGTCAGGTCAAGCTCAAAGTGGCGGAGGTCTAATAAACCACCCACACCCTTTGAAACTCCATGTTCTCATCAATGTTAGCTCAATTTATGAGTCCTAAGGGGTTGAAACACAATGCCAATTAGTCTCCCTTCTCTTCAACCACAATTGCATTCACTCCAACCACTTGTTTGTCGCTGGCCATTGCC
This sequence is a window from Nicotiana sylvestris chromosome 3, ASM39365v2, whole genome shotgun sequence. Protein-coding genes within it:
- the LOC104235993 gene encoding trimethyltridecatetraene synthase-like, producing the protein MENSWVVLALTGLLTLVFLSKFLHSPRRKQNLPPGPKPWPIVGNIHLLGSTPHRSLHELAKRYGDLMLLKFGSRNVLIVSSPDMAREFLKTNDAIWASRPELAAGKYTAYNYCDMTWARYGPFWRQARRIYLNEIFNPKRLDSFEYIRIEERHNLISRLFALSGKPILLRDHLTRYTLTSISRTVLSGKYFSESPGQNSMITLKQLQDMLDKWFLLNGVINIGDWIPWLAFLDLQGYVKQMKELHRNFDKFHNFVLDDHKANRGEKNFVPRDMVDVLLQQAEDPNLEVKLTNDCVKGLMQDLLAGGTDTSATTVEWAFYELLRQPKIMKKAQELSLVISQDRWVQEKDYTQLPYIESIIKETLRLHPVSTMLPPRIALEDCHVAGYDIPKGTILIVNTWSIGRNSQHWESPEEFLPERFEGKNIDVTGQHFALLPFGAGRRKCPGYSLGIRIIRATLANLLHGFNWRLPNGMSPEDISMEEIYGLTTHPKVALDVMMEPRLPNHLYK